From a single Osmerus mordax isolate fOsmMor3 chromosome 14, fOsmMor3.pri, whole genome shotgun sequence genomic region:
- the sfrp2 gene encoding secreted frizzled-related protein 2, translating to MKRLILPIVLVMTLPTCMEAIHGLYNFGQPELFYKKNHCKPIPANLFLCNDIEYTEMRLPNLLGHETMNEVLQQASSWIPLVQKQCHPDTRKFLCSLFAPVCLDDLDEPIQPCRSLCESVKQGCAPVMSAFGFPWPDMLDCERFPLDNDLCIPPAGIDNFVPVTKEVPKVCDACKEKEENDNEIVDNLCKNDFALKIKVKEISYMNGDTKIVPETKSKTIYKLNGVTERDLRKTVLWLKDGLQCVCDEMNDINAAYLVMGQKMDGHLVITSLKRWQRGQREFKRISRSIRKLQC from the exons ATGAAGCGGTTAATTTTACCAATAGTATTGGTGATGACATTGCCTACGTGCATGGAAGCCATCCACGGATTGTACAATTTCGGTCAACCCGAGTTGTTCTACAAAAAGAATCATTGCAAACCGATACCGGCAAATCTCTTCTTGTGCAACGATATAGAATACACTGAAATGCGCCTCCCAAACCTACTTGGACACGAGACCATGAACGAGGTTCTGCAGCAAGCTTCGTCTTGGATCCCACTGGTCCAGAAGCAGTGTCACCCCGATACCAGGAAGTTTCTTTGCTCTCTGTTTGCTCCAGTCTGTCTTGACGACTTAGACGAGCCCATCCAGCCATGCAGATCGCTGTGCGAAAGCGTAAAACAGGGGTGCGCACCGGTAATGTCCGCCTTTGGCTTTCCCTGGCCAGATATGCTGGATTGCGAACGCTTTCCACTCGATAATGACCTTTGCATACCTCCCGCGGGCATCGATAACTTTGTTCCAGTCACCAAAGAAG TGCCCAAGGTTTGTGATGCCTgcaaagaaaaagaggaaaacGATAATGAAATTGTTGACAATCTCTGCAAGAACGACTTTG CGCTCAAGATCAAAGTCAAGGAGATCTCTTACATGAACGGAGATACCAAAATTGTCCCAGAGACCAAGAGTAAGACCATCTACAAGCTGAACGGTGTGACGGAGCGCGACCTGAGGAAGACAGTGCTGTGGCTGAAGGACGGCCTGCAGTGCGTGTGCGATGAAATGAACGACATCAACGCAGCCTACCTGGTCATGGGCCAGAAGATGGACGGACACCTGGTCATCACGTCCCTCAAGCGTTGGCAGCGTGGTCAACGGGAATTCAAGAGGATTTCCCGCAGCATCCGCAAGCTGCAGTGCTGA